One genomic region from Lepisosteus oculatus isolate fLepOcu1 chromosome 20, fLepOcu1.hap2, whole genome shotgun sequence encodes:
- the ctu2 gene encoding cytoplasmic tRNA 2-thiolation protein 2 isoform X1: MWGKHSACALLGNNSSAYCCFLGECLKVHPRTGDSRVSTAGDADRSVVDLQADGAGELGLQTVPGGGRRCSALLLLLGMLSVLGRRHKIAEHRHHELGSQTALLFRHAQCNIRCPERAMCQIHEEYQDHLVENTSIPSVSQKCVKCKEGSAVLVIRVGDAFCRGCFKEYFVHKFRAMLGKTRLIFPGEKVLLALSGGPASSSMLSQVQEGLSREAPKKLRFIPGIVYIDEGSACGQSLEERAGRIAQMESIFQATGFPFYVVHLEEVFRLPSSVLQCVSSIPGKPGGCYKAAVDQFIQLSTNTQTEKSNAFASQDSQLFEAQSRLSELSTQDRPEEEVRTSGGRPFTFTLQETKAVERLLDSVKTLTAKEQILQMLRHHLIVHTARVKGYSKVMMGDSCSRLAVKLLSNISLGRGASLAMDTGFSDPRYGDITIIRPMREYSSKEIAFYNKMFGVSSVFIPNLGTKAPEKASIQRLTESFVNKLQMDFPSTISTIYRTSEKLNTACPQLSSDQEQAERCLLCLCALDTGAAEASAFRATLVSEQLSQKSCPEPPPGLSAPGLQRRPAGDERTDCCGSGGGSRCSADEDASSPDPRSLLCYSCRLIIKDMTSVETLPPYIVLETEHRRRRAQMREEISEFLLDPAQE, translated from the exons ATGTGGGGGAAACATTCCGCTTGTGCTCTACTGGGCAATAACTCCTCAGCGTACTGCTGCTTTCTTGGCGAGTGTTTAAAAGTGCATCCCCGGACCGGCGACTCACGTGTGTCCACAGCTGGCGATGCTGACAGGTCTGTGGTAGACCTCCAGGCAGATGGGGCAGGAGAATTGGGTCTCCAGACTGTCCCCGGGGGCGGCCGCCGCTGCTccgctctgctgctgctgctggggaTGCTGTCTGTGCTGGGTCGCCGACACAAAATTGCGGAACATCGCCATCATGAACTCGGATCTCAGACTGCTCTTCTCTTTCGAC ACGCACAGTGTAATATTCGCTGCCCAGAACGAGCCATGTGTCAGATCCACGAGGAATATCAGGACCATCTGGTGGAAAACACAAGTATTCCCAG TGTTTCTCAGAAGTGCGTGAAATGCAAAGAAGGCTCGGCAGTGCTGGTTATCCGTGTTGGAGACGCCTTTTGCAG gGGCTGCTTTAAGGAGTACTTTGTACATAAATTTCGTGCCATGCTGGGGAAAACCCGTCTAATCTTTCCTGGGGAGAAG GTTCTTCTGGCCTTGTCAGGTGGTCCTGCTTCAAGTTCCATGCTTTCCCAGGTCCAGGAG gGTTTGAGCCGTGAAGCTCCAAAGAAATTAAGATTTATACCGGGAATAGTCTACATTGATG AAGGGTCTGCCTGTGGTCAGAGCCTAGAAGAGCGAGCAGGAAGAATAGCCCAGATGGAGTCTATATTCCAAGCCACAGGATTCCCTTTCTACGTTGTTCACCTGGAGGAA GTCTTCCGCCTGCCCAGTTCAGTTCTGCAGTGCGTCTCCTCAATCCCAGGCAAGCCGGGGGGGTGTTATAAAGCTGCTGTAGACCAGTTCATCCAGCTCAGTACAAACACCCAGACAGAGAAGAGCAATGCCTTTGCATCCCAGGACTCCCAGCTGTTCGAAGCCCAATCCAGGCTTTCTGAGCTCTCTACCCAGGACAGGCCTGAGGAAGAGGTTCGAACATCCGGTGGGAGACCCTTCACCTTCACGCTACAGGAAACCAAGGCTGTGGAGAGACTGCTGGACTCTGTAAAAACTCTGACGGCTAAAGAGCAGATACTGCAGATGCTGAG GCACCATCTGATTGTGCACACAGCCCGGGTTAAGGGTTACTCTAAGGTGATGATGGGAGACAGTTGCTCTCGCCTGGCAGTGAAGCTCCTTAGTAACATCTCCCTGGGCCGGGGCGCCTCTCTGGCAATGGACACG GGTTTCTCTGATCCCCGATACGGAGATATTACCATCATCAGGCCCATGAGGGAGTACTCCTCCAAGGAAATTGCTTTCTATAATAAGATGTTTGGGGTTTCGTCCGTTTTCATTCCAAACCTCGGCACGAAG GCACCTGAAAAGGCCAGTATTCAGCGCCTGACTGAGAGCTTTGTCAATAAACTTCAGATGGACTTCCCCTCCACAATAAGCACTATTTACAG GACCAGTGAGAAGCTGAACACTGCCTGCCCACAACTGAGCAGCGACCAAGAGCAGGCTGAGAGGTGCCTGCTGTGCCTGTGTGCTCTGGACACTGGAGCAG CGGAGGCCTCTGCCTTTCGTGCCACCTTGGTCTCGGAGCAGCTGTCGCAGAAGAGCTGCCCTGAGCCTCCGCCGGGGCTCTCGGCTCCCGGACTGCAGCGCCGCCCTGCAGGAGACGAGCGGACTGACTGCTGCGGGTCTGGAGGAGGGAGCCGCTGCTCTGCGGACGA GGATGCCTCTTCTCCTGACCCTAGGAGCCTCCTGTGTTACAGCTGCAGACTGATCATCAAAGACATg ACCTCGGTAGAGACACTTCCTCCATATATTGTGTTAGAAACTGAACACAGGAGGCGAAG ggcTCAGATGAGAGAGGAGATCAGCGAGTTCCTTCTGGATCCTGCGCAGGAGTGA
- the ctu2 gene encoding cytoplasmic tRNA 2-thiolation protein 2 isoform X2, with protein sequence MCQIHEEYQDHLVENTSIPSVSQKCVKCKEGSAVLVIRVGDAFCRGCFKEYFVHKFRAMLGKTRLIFPGEKVLLALSGGPASSSMLSQVQEGLSREAPKKLRFIPGIVYIDEGSACGQSLEERAGRIAQMESIFQATGFPFYVVHLEEVFRLPSSVLQCVSSIPGKPGGCYKAAVDQFIQLSTNTQTEKSNAFASQDSQLFEAQSRLSELSTQDRPEEEVRTSGGRPFTFTLQETKAVERLLDSVKTLTAKEQILQMLRHHLIVHTARVKGYSKVMMGDSCSRLAVKLLSNISLGRGASLAMDTGFSDPRYGDITIIRPMREYSSKEIAFYNKMFGVSSVFIPNLGTKAPEKASIQRLTESFVNKLQMDFPSTISTIYRTSEKLNTACPQLSSDQEQAERCLLCLCALDTGAAEASAFRATLVSEQLSQKSCPEPPPGLSAPGLQRRPAGDERTDCCGSGGGSRCSADEDASSPDPRSLLCYSCRLIIKDMTSVETLPPYIVLETEHRRRRAQMREEISEFLLDPAQE encoded by the exons ATGTGTCAGATCCACGAGGAATATCAGGACCATCTGGTGGAAAACACAAGTATTCCCAG TGTTTCTCAGAAGTGCGTGAAATGCAAAGAAGGCTCGGCAGTGCTGGTTATCCGTGTTGGAGACGCCTTTTGCAG gGGCTGCTTTAAGGAGTACTTTGTACATAAATTTCGTGCCATGCTGGGGAAAACCCGTCTAATCTTTCCTGGGGAGAAG GTTCTTCTGGCCTTGTCAGGTGGTCCTGCTTCAAGTTCCATGCTTTCCCAGGTCCAGGAG gGTTTGAGCCGTGAAGCTCCAAAGAAATTAAGATTTATACCGGGAATAGTCTACATTGATG AAGGGTCTGCCTGTGGTCAGAGCCTAGAAGAGCGAGCAGGAAGAATAGCCCAGATGGAGTCTATATTCCAAGCCACAGGATTCCCTTTCTACGTTGTTCACCTGGAGGAA GTCTTCCGCCTGCCCAGTTCAGTTCTGCAGTGCGTCTCCTCAATCCCAGGCAAGCCGGGGGGGTGTTATAAAGCTGCTGTAGACCAGTTCATCCAGCTCAGTACAAACACCCAGACAGAGAAGAGCAATGCCTTTGCATCCCAGGACTCCCAGCTGTTCGAAGCCCAATCCAGGCTTTCTGAGCTCTCTACCCAGGACAGGCCTGAGGAAGAGGTTCGAACATCCGGTGGGAGACCCTTCACCTTCACGCTACAGGAAACCAAGGCTGTGGAGAGACTGCTGGACTCTGTAAAAACTCTGACGGCTAAAGAGCAGATACTGCAGATGCTGAG GCACCATCTGATTGTGCACACAGCCCGGGTTAAGGGTTACTCTAAGGTGATGATGGGAGACAGTTGCTCTCGCCTGGCAGTGAAGCTCCTTAGTAACATCTCCCTGGGCCGGGGCGCCTCTCTGGCAATGGACACG GGTTTCTCTGATCCCCGATACGGAGATATTACCATCATCAGGCCCATGAGGGAGTACTCCTCCAAGGAAATTGCTTTCTATAATAAGATGTTTGGGGTTTCGTCCGTTTTCATTCCAAACCTCGGCACGAAG GCACCTGAAAAGGCCAGTATTCAGCGCCTGACTGAGAGCTTTGTCAATAAACTTCAGATGGACTTCCCCTCCACAATAAGCACTATTTACAG GACCAGTGAGAAGCTGAACACTGCCTGCCCACAACTGAGCAGCGACCAAGAGCAGGCTGAGAGGTGCCTGCTGTGCCTGTGTGCTCTGGACACTGGAGCAG CGGAGGCCTCTGCCTTTCGTGCCACCTTGGTCTCGGAGCAGCTGTCGCAGAAGAGCTGCCCTGAGCCTCCGCCGGGGCTCTCGGCTCCCGGACTGCAGCGCCGCCCTGCAGGAGACGAGCGGACTGACTGCTGCGGGTCTGGAGGAGGGAGCCGCTGCTCTGCGGACGA GGATGCCTCTTCTCCTGACCCTAGGAGCCTCCTGTGTTACAGCTGCAGACTGATCATCAAAGACATg ACCTCGGTAGAGACACTTCCTCCATATATTGTGTTAGAAACTGAACACAGGAGGCGAAG ggcTCAGATGAGAGAGGAGATCAGCGAGTTCCTTCTGGATCCTGCGCAGGAGTGA
- the ctu2 gene encoding cytoplasmic tRNA 2-thiolation protein 2 isoform X3 translates to MQRRLGSAGYPCWRRLLQVLLALSGGPASSSMLSQVQEGLSREAPKKLRFIPGIVYIDEGSACGQSLEERAGRIAQMESIFQATGFPFYVVHLEEVFRLPSSVLQCVSSIPGKPGGCYKAAVDQFIQLSTNTQTEKSNAFASQDSQLFEAQSRLSELSTQDRPEEEVRTSGGRPFTFTLQETKAVERLLDSVKTLTAKEQILQMLRHHLIVHTARVKGYSKVMMGDSCSRLAVKLLSNISLGRGASLAMDTGFSDPRYGDITIIRPMREYSSKEIAFYNKMFGVSSVFIPNLGTKAPEKASIQRLTESFVNKLQMDFPSTISTIYRTSEKLNTACPQLSSDQEQAERCLLCLCALDTGAAEASAFRATLVSEQLSQKSCPEPPPGLSAPGLQRRPAGDERTDCCGSGGGSRCSADEDASSPDPRSLLCYSCRLIIKDMTSVETLPPYIVLETEHRRRRAQMREEISEFLLDPAQE, encoded by the exons ATGCAAAGAAGGCTCGGCAGTGCTGGTTATCCGTGTTGGAGACGCCTTTTGCAG GTTCTTCTGGCCTTGTCAGGTGGTCCTGCTTCAAGTTCCATGCTTTCCCAGGTCCAGGAG gGTTTGAGCCGTGAAGCTCCAAAGAAATTAAGATTTATACCGGGAATAGTCTACATTGATG AAGGGTCTGCCTGTGGTCAGAGCCTAGAAGAGCGAGCAGGAAGAATAGCCCAGATGGAGTCTATATTCCAAGCCACAGGATTCCCTTTCTACGTTGTTCACCTGGAGGAA GTCTTCCGCCTGCCCAGTTCAGTTCTGCAGTGCGTCTCCTCAATCCCAGGCAAGCCGGGGGGGTGTTATAAAGCTGCTGTAGACCAGTTCATCCAGCTCAGTACAAACACCCAGACAGAGAAGAGCAATGCCTTTGCATCCCAGGACTCCCAGCTGTTCGAAGCCCAATCCAGGCTTTCTGAGCTCTCTACCCAGGACAGGCCTGAGGAAGAGGTTCGAACATCCGGTGGGAGACCCTTCACCTTCACGCTACAGGAAACCAAGGCTGTGGAGAGACTGCTGGACTCTGTAAAAACTCTGACGGCTAAAGAGCAGATACTGCAGATGCTGAG GCACCATCTGATTGTGCACACAGCCCGGGTTAAGGGTTACTCTAAGGTGATGATGGGAGACAGTTGCTCTCGCCTGGCAGTGAAGCTCCTTAGTAACATCTCCCTGGGCCGGGGCGCCTCTCTGGCAATGGACACG GGTTTCTCTGATCCCCGATACGGAGATATTACCATCATCAGGCCCATGAGGGAGTACTCCTCCAAGGAAATTGCTTTCTATAATAAGATGTTTGGGGTTTCGTCCGTTTTCATTCCAAACCTCGGCACGAAG GCACCTGAAAAGGCCAGTATTCAGCGCCTGACTGAGAGCTTTGTCAATAAACTTCAGATGGACTTCCCCTCCACAATAAGCACTATTTACAG GACCAGTGAGAAGCTGAACACTGCCTGCCCACAACTGAGCAGCGACCAAGAGCAGGCTGAGAGGTGCCTGCTGTGCCTGTGTGCTCTGGACACTGGAGCAG CGGAGGCCTCTGCCTTTCGTGCCACCTTGGTCTCGGAGCAGCTGTCGCAGAAGAGCTGCCCTGAGCCTCCGCCGGGGCTCTCGGCTCCCGGACTGCAGCGCCGCCCTGCAGGAGACGAGCGGACTGACTGCTGCGGGTCTGGAGGAGGGAGCCGCTGCTCTGCGGACGA GGATGCCTCTTCTCCTGACCCTAGGAGCCTCCTGTGTTACAGCTGCAGACTGATCATCAAAGACATg ACCTCGGTAGAGACACTTCCTCCATATATTGTGTTAGAAACTGAACACAGGAGGCGAAG ggcTCAGATGAGAGAGGAGATCAGCGAGTTCCTTCTGGATCCTGCGCAGGAGTGA